The Sminthopsis crassicaudata isolate SCR6 chromosome 5, ASM4859323v1, whole genome shotgun sequence genome contains the following window.
TCTATAAATGAAGTTCATATTTATCTTGAAATATTCACAGATGTCCTGGATGGGATGGTCATGTAGaagtcatttctcttttcctttagcCTCTAGGTATGATCATAATTAAACTACCTGGAATGTTGAAtagcatttctgtttttctagaATCATTGTGAGGTagacagatacaaagagatagacagacagacacacacacacataaacacacacacacacacacacacacacacacacacacacacacacacacacacacaaagccaaagctagagaaagataaagagggagagacagacagacagacagacagacacagacacagagacaaagagatacagagacacagtgAGAGTCCATAAATAGTCACACTGGAATTTTGGTTTCAGGTTTGACACTGGGGTTTTGAGGGCAATATCAACACAGCATAAGTACCAATAGGTCCTATAGGCTAGAATAGTTGTGGGCATGGTCCAGAATCCCCTGAATTGTGATTTACCTAAGACCAGCCTAGTAAAACTCAAAAATGTTTTCCACCAAgtaaataaattttgatttagCCACAACAATTTATGAAGGCCTTGTCAAGTATGAAAAAAGTTCAATTTACATGGATATTAGGATACTGAAGAAAAAAGAGGCATGGGTAAGCAAgagaaatcacacacacacacacacacacacacacacacacacacacacacacacacacacacacacacacacaaactaggTCTCCTGGTTACTATGCTTTAGTTTCGATCTGAAATTGTCACTGTCTAAAAGAGAATAGGGAGGTAAAAATGCACAATTTCCCTTAAAATAAATACTCCAGGGCTCACCGAATTTAGTTTAGCATTTCCATCCTAAAGATTGGCAACTATAAATATActgatttcattaatgaatatttctGAATTGGgtctggggagggagagaaaggaaaagcccAGTTCCAGATGTGAAGCTTGATTTGTGAATGGCCTTAACAGACCTTTAATCCAGGAAAGTTAATCCTTCTAAACAGGAAATAAAAGGATCTGCCCtgaggtctctctgaagaatcaACTCTTTCATTCCCTTTCTATCCctacccctttcttttttcttttctctctctctctctctctctctctctctctctctctctctctctctctctctctctctctctctctctctctctctctctctctgtctctctgtctctgtctctgtccctctagctctctctctcaccttcttTGGTGCACTAGGGAGAATAGTATTTTTTGCCTTTACCTTGCTGCTTTTTATGTTTTCATCaaacaataatgagaaaaatcatttctagaTTTACTTCCTGGAATGCTGGattaaagggaaaattagaagggaaggagaaagaaaacgttcttcattaatatatatatatatatatatatatatacatattatatatatatatatatatatatatatatatatgtaggactggttttttcttaataatgataacttttttattttcaaaatacatacaaagatagttttcagcattcacttttgcaaaaccttgtgttctatatttttctcccctcctctccccctctcccctcttctacaaagcaagtaatttgatacaggttaaacatgtgcaattcctctaaacatatttccacatttatccttCTGCACAAGAAAAGCattacaatattttttattaattatttttgaaaagaaaattaaacttgGTTATATATGGGATAAAGGGCTTAGAAGAGAGAAAACTTCACCTTTTTTTCAAGATAAGTACCATATTAACCACAGTATTGTAATTGCAATAATAAATCTCAATACTAATACTTTGAAATTAAGATTTGAAGaaataatctaaaaataataataaataaaataaataataaatttgtgaaaggtacaataatattaaaaaatctaaatatttgaATATCAATACAGAAAATTGCTCCAAAATGTtaacatatttataaatgtatgtatatgtaacaatgtaaatatgtatgtgtgtatagatagagaTATCTATGTATCTTTATACATGAATTGCCTATTCAAAATCTAAATTTTCGGAATTTCAAGAAAAGTTTCCAAACTTCTATTCTCTTTAACCTTATAATCCCATAATTGGATTCATTTTAAGAGAtttagaaacaaatttaaaagtctaatatatatcaaaatgttcattgtagcagcactttttgggtgattaaaattgaggaaaaaaaggggatACATATTGACTATGGAATAGCTTTTTTAAGGCATagaattgtaatggaatattattctgttgTAAAAAGTGATGAATATGAGGATTTCAGGGAAACTTGGAAATATTTGTATAAATGGATACAGgataaaataagcaaaactaagaaaataaCTCTACAGAGggactataaaatataaatgagaaatcaCTGAAAGGATATAAAATGTTGGAGCAATTGGAAAAGTCATGATTCTTTGATGGAACAATTGATGTCCCATGCTTCAGTTCTcttggaagagaaatggggaggAGGAGTACAATTAGGACAAAATGTTGGATATTTTGTCAGAAGGAGTTGTTATATAGGTCCTTTTGCTTAAAGTGCAAAATTCTTTCTACCAAGTGAGGGTTCAATCTAGAGGTGGTAGAGAAAGGATTGCGATGTAAAGGGAAAGTTTATCAATAaaatacacatgtatttatatatctccATAGATATATGTGAAAGTCACATGAcaactttatccttttttttgtcGTTGTTCATCTGTTTCATATGTTCCTGCATGATTATATTTACTTAAAAACTAAAGTAAATCAGATTGTATTCTTGCATCTGGCTTTCTCAATCATACACATTctcctgtaattttctttttctctgctgaAGCCTGTAATGGATCAGATTGGATTGAAAAAGCTtgattctgggggcagctaggtggtgcagtggatagagcaccagctctgaattcaggaggatctgagttcaaatctggtctcagacacttaacactacctaactgtgtgaccttgggcaagtcacttaaccccagcctaaaaaaaaaaaaaaaaaaaaaagaaaaaagaaaaagcttgatTCTCTATCCTAGCAGGTAACTCTAGATATCTTTCATCTTTGGCCTGGCAGTAGTGTGACACCCAACTTACACTGAATAAATGGGGAGCTGGGGCTGGCAAGGGTGGTAATTATGGAGGGGAGAGGCAGAATTATATCTTTCATTCTTAAAACATCTCTAGGGAAGTAGGTTAAAGGGTTTTCCTGATTAATCTCTTATAAATAAATTCCTAGTTCCCAAATGTAGATTAGCCTGATCCTAAGTACTCTGAACCTGTCAAATATTCAAAGGGAAATAACTATCTTTTATTGGGCATTTTCAGTCCTTCTTGGGTTTTCTAATCCTGTCCCCCTCCTTACTATTCTAGAGAGACTTGGTCTTGAGAATAGAGAGCTGGGAGGTTATTCAGAGAGGTCCCTTTATTCTGCCTGCCAGGGGCTGCTCAAATATGTCTGAGGGAAGTGCATCTGTTGCTGCTTCAGGGCAGAAATGTATTAGGAATGTGGATTTTCATTGAAATCTGGTTATACAGCACACATTTTCTGAATTGAAACTAAAAGGTCTCTTCATTGGTTTGTTGCAAGTTTTAAAAATTGCTGTTTATTTTAACCATACTAACCCTAATTTCAACCATATTAATTAACCCAACTCTGCCAACCCTTTACCtactgaaagagaaagaaaaggagagatggagagggagaagagagagacagagaaacagaaagaaaagagagacagaaacagaaagacaagagagatagaatgagatggacagacacacacagagatatagacagagagacacacagagacatagagagacagagacagtgagatacaagagacagacatggagagacaggcagagacagaaatatatatatatatatatatatatatatatatatatatatggagagagagagagagagagagagagagagagagagagagagagagagagagagagagagttttatcGTTTTCAATTTGAAACAGCTCAatattctcaccttgtcacttcCCCGCCCAAGTCTATCCAGTTTATTGCAGAGTCTCAGGTGAGCAGAAAAACACAACGCTATTCTCATCCTTTTGCCCAGGGGAGTCTTGGCTCTCTCACATACAACCTGCGCTCCTCGAGGCTCTCCACCTCTCCCTCGTCTCTTCCTGCTCTCCCAAACCAATATCTCCAGCTGCGCCTCTGCACAGGGTGACGCCCCCAATGTTTTGGCAAAGGAGGGGAAATGGGTAGGTGGGGATGATGCTATGCCGCTAGTCTGGCAGGACTAGCTAGAGCTATAGGGGGTGAGAGGCGCGAAGCCgcgaaggagagaaaggggaggaagagaatgaaaggagaggTGGAGGGAACTACAGGGGGTAGTGGCTGAGTGCCTTGCTGATGGAGAGCGCAGTGTAAGATTGCATCTGCTTGCAAAGGAGCATTTATGCTGCTTGGTAACCGACTAGCTTGCAGGGAGAAAAGAGCCAGGCAGCTTCTTGACGTCAGGACTGACTGGGAGTCGCTCCGGCAACCCCAGCGGGGAGCATTCGCAGAGATTCCGGCGGCCAGGCTGGAGGTTAGCAGAGGGCTGGGGAGGGCACAGGGAGACAGGGTCTCGGAGAAGCCTAGAGGCGGGGGCGCAGCATGCCCCTGCCCCTAGCCCATGGAGATCACCTTGGTCACACTGAAGAACGGAGGCACCGCGGCCATCGGGAAAGGAGAGCAGTCTGGGGGAAGCCCCGGCCCCAAGCTGGACGAAGAAGAGCTCTTGCGTCCCCCGACGGGGCAGCTCTACGACGCAGCCAAGGAGGGGACGCCGAGGAGGTCCGGACGTGATCGCGCTGGGAGAGGCGAGGGCCGGGGTGGACGTCCCTTACCTGAGCTTCCCGAGGCAGTGCGACAGCAGCCTCCCGgacaggaggaagaaggagaaacaaGCTCCAACCTCGGCATGTCGGAGGGGGAAGGTTTAGGGCCGTCTGCCCTCCATCATCAGCGAGTCCTCATCAACATCTCGGGCCTGCGATTCGAGACTCAGCTGGGCACTCTGGCTCAGTTTCCCGACACTCTCTTGGGGGATCCTGCCAAGCGTCTGCATTACTTTGACCCCCTGCGCAATGAGTACTTCTTTGATCGCAACCGACCCAGCTTCGACGGCATCCTGTACTACTACCAATCGGGGGGCAGGTTGAGGAGGCCCGTCAACGTCTCTTTGGATGTGTTTGCTGATGAGATTCGCTTCTACCAACTAGGGGACGAGGCCATGGAAAGGTTCAGGGAGGATGAGGGCTTCATCAAAGAAGAGGAGAAGCCCCTGCCACGGAATGAGTTCCAGAGGCAGGTCTGGCTCATCTTTGAGTACCCAGAGAGTTCCGGCTCAGCCCGGGGCATCGCCATCGTCTCAGTTTTGGTTATTCTCATCTCCATCATCACCTTCTGTCTTGAGACGTTGCCCGAGTTCCGGGATGAACGGGAGCTGTTTCGCCATCCCCAGCTGCCCCAACAGCCTCCAGTTCACCCTCAGGGCGCCAATGCCAGTCGAGGTGGCGGGCGGGATCTGCATCTCCTGCCTCAGGGGCCCACAGTGGCCGCTATGGTGCCCAGAACCCTGGCAGATCCATTCTTCATTGTGGAGACCACATGTGTAGTGTGGTTCACCTTTGAGCTTCTGGTGCGTTTCTTTGCTTGCCCCAGCAAAGCGGAATTCTCCCGCAATATCATGAACATTATCGATGTGGTTGCGATCTTTCCTTACTTCATCACCCTCGGCACTGAGCTGGCAGAGCAACAGCCAGGGGGAGCAGGAGGAGGCGGCAGTTCGAATGGACAGCAGGCCATGTCCTTGGCCATCCTTCGGGTCATCCGCCTCGTCAGAGTCTTCCGGATCTTCAAACTCTCCCGCCATTCAAAGGGCCTCCAAATCCTGGGCAAGACCTTACAGGCCTCCATGCGGGAGCTGGGGCTTctcatctttttcctcttcattggagtCATCCTCTTCTCCAGTGCTGTCTACTTTGCAGAAGCAGACAACCATGAGACCCACTTCTCCAGCATCCCAGATGCCTTCTGGTGGGCAGTGGTCACCATGACTACAGTGGGCTATGGGGACATGAGACCAGTGACGGTAGGGGGCAAGATCGTGGGATCTTTGTGTGCCATTGCCGGTGTCCTCACCATAGCTCTGCCAGTGCCTGTCATTGTCTCCAACTTCAATTACTTCTATCATAGGGAGACAGACAATGAAGAAAGGTCAGTTCTCAAGGAAGAACCAGCTGGTACCATAGGCCAGGGCTCAATCCACGACAGTGTCAATCAGCGCAAGCCTAGTGGGAGCAAAGGGTCCTTCGCTAAAATCCCAGAAAACATGGAAGGAGCCCACAGAGGAAGCTGCCACGTGGAAAAATGTAATCTTAAAGTCAAAAGCAATGTGGATATAAGGAAATCTCTCTATGCTCTTTGCCTGGATACAAGTCAGGAGACGGATCTGTAAAAGAGACCAAGACAGCCAGGTGGATGTAAGGAGGAGGGAGGTAGATGGAGGAGACTGGATAGTAGAAATCTATTTTGTACCACTAAGTATTCAAAAACTGTTCTCCAACTTGATTTTCTCCCtggtttcttctctccctctttccccttttcttttttttccatgacACCAAAGggtcacttatttttaaaaagtaccacATTCCATGACGCAGGAAACTGTTGAAATGGTGAGTGCAGTAAGATGTATGTATTTGCAGTCCTGATCATTTTTAGCCATTAGTGGGAAAACTCAGACAAAGAACCTTGgggggcaaaaaacaaaaaaacaaaaaaaaaactaacaaaaaaagctAGGGATTTTGTGAACCCCAGATATATTTGTTGCAAGTTTgagtatatttatttaaatatatttgcttatggggaaaaattattttttttggcaggtAAAAGGAACTTTTATATTGTAGTTCAGCTATTTCTgacatatttctctcttttatgtaAATATGTGTTGTGCTTATGGATGGAAAAACTTTGTGCTACTTTTTTGGGGAACCACTATTTCACCAGCACCTTCCTTATACAGACACTTGTTTCTCAGCATAAGCCTGTCCTACTTCTCATGTCCACAAGTCTGTGTATCTCTGGATGTGATGTGAACTCAGTGATTTAGTTCTAGAACAGAGACACTTTCTGGAAAGAAAggcaagtactttttttttttttttttctttctgtgagcCTTAAATAattggtgtgatttttttttctttctacacaTTTTAATGAGGTTGGAGGAAATTTTCTTATaattccttcctttgtttttatcCTCAGAAATAAAGCATTATCTTACTGAGGGGAGTGTTTGTTTTTCTACAGTTGATCaatttttgtgattaaaaaaaatctctttgtctTCCTGTTTTTGGATTTAGAGCAAAGACCTTGCAAGGATAGTTTAGAAAGCTAATCTGTGAAGTACATTATTCTTCGATTTGCTCAGAATGTGTTTATTAAAGATATCACTTTAACAAGCCTTTTGCCAAGGGACCTGTGCTTCTTGAATTCAGCATCTACCAGGCAATGTGAACCAGGTGAAATAAAACAGGGGAACAGAATCCCATAGTCTCCTGGGAGTACTGAAGACTCTCTTTCTCCAGGGTTTAACTCTGTTTAACACAGCACTGAACAGCTCTGAGAACCAATTGTGATTTTTTCTCAGACAATGAAGACTGCTCAACAGGAGCTTTATTCTGCCACGGAGTCATTGAGAGACCTGTGCTCGATGGAGTCATAGAGTGATCCCCATGGTATGGGAGAAAGCTGTTGCTTGCTTTTGCTACACATAGTGGCTGCAGGGAATATGGGGATTTGCTTATTCGCATTAAATGTCAATTTCTGCAGTTTGTTGCTTTGTATTTAGTGATTTTTAATCCCTCAGTTTAGaatctctttgtttccttctgtctggGAGGTGGTGGTTAAATACCAAAGTAAGTATGCACATACAGAAATCTCTCTCTGGGGTTAGCTGTCTGTCCTGGAGTTCTGGATTAATGATATTGCTTTTCCCCAGTTAAATAATCCACAGAATGACTTTTTAAATCCTCATCAGGGGTCAGCAGATGATGATCCTTaaccctccccctctctctttccctatgATAATGGCTAAACTAATAACCAGTTTTATATAGTGGTTCTTGTTTGaccttctttcttgaagaggaccatgacaccaGGGAGGAGATACCATGACATGCCAGTGAGATTTGAGTGGGGGAGGGCTGTTcgaggtcacctgcctcactttcccctccagagccatctgggttcagtagCCAGATATAGATTAAGACGACTGGAGAAACATCTGTAGTGGAATAATCAAGTCTTGAACAATGTGACATAGCTGGCTTCAAAGCTAGCTTTTTAGGATTTAAGACTTACTTCTTCTATATAGTGGTGGAATGACCCTGGggaaattatttcatctctcagtgctctaggcaactttctaggactataagttgcagaaaaaaatatcaattttaccAGCATTAGAAAGGAAGTTTCCTTACCTGGAATTTCAttatgctaatgaaatcacagatcctgcCCCATCCTTTTATTCAAGTTTTCACTTAGCAGGTTTAAGCTTAAATGAGGTTTGGGGATTTGCATTTAAAGGAGACAGTTacacaaataaatgtataaaagagaTGGTTTGATAATGCAGACAGATgttcccctccacccccccctccccatcccatccccagccaggaagtgttaacaCATAAAATTGAGGAATAGGAAACCAAATGTAAGCTTTACTCAGCACATTCATTTAAAAGGCAGgttaatagaaagaaagaagcgTCAGGACCAAAAACTGATACCAAATGATACCACTCCAAAGTCCATTTAGTCCCTTAGCTtctg
Protein-coding sequences here:
- the KCNA5 gene encoding potassium voltage-gated channel subfamily A member 5, encoding MEITLVTLKNGGTAAIGKGEQSGGSPGPKLDEEELLRPPTGQLYDAAKEGTPRRSGRDRAGRGEGRGGRPLPELPEAVRQQPPGQEEEGETSSNLGMSEGEGLGPSALHHQRVLINISGLRFETQLGTLAQFPDTLLGDPAKRLHYFDPLRNEYFFDRNRPSFDGILYYYQSGGRLRRPVNVSLDVFADEIRFYQLGDEAMERFREDEGFIKEEEKPLPRNEFQRQVWLIFEYPESSGSARGIAIVSVLVILISIITFCLETLPEFRDERELFRHPQLPQQPPVHPQGANASRGGGRDLHLLPQGPTVAAMVPRTLADPFFIVETTCVVWFTFELLVRFFACPSKAEFSRNIMNIIDVVAIFPYFITLGTELAEQQPGGAGGGGSSNGQQAMSLAILRVIRLVRVFRIFKLSRHSKGLQILGKTLQASMRELGLLIFFLFIGVILFSSAVYFAEADNHETHFSSIPDAFWWAVVTMTTVGYGDMRPVTVGGKIVGSLCAIAGVLTIALPVPVIVSNFNYFYHRETDNEERSVLKEEPAGTIGQGSIHDSVNQRKPSGSKGSFAKIPENMEGAHRGSCHVEKCNLKVKSNVDIRKSLYALCLDTSQETDL